In Nitrospira sp., one genomic interval encodes:
- the kdsB gene encoding 3-deoxy-manno-octulosonate cytidylyltransferase: MPWDRPDMGRSVTLVIPARYGSSRFPGKPLVDLLGKPMIQHVYEQAQACRAVSDVLVATDDERIKTAVEGFGGRVIMMTEPYRTGTDRVAAVAAARGGDCFIDLQGDEILLHPDLITDLVEPFLASEALMGTLKRRIDSDEDLHNPGVVKVTTDQEGYALYFSRAPIPLVRDDPRHAAAPGLHFIHLGLYIYTRDTLLRLASLPTGVLEDAEKLEQLRALEHGIRIRVWETSHASLRIDSPSDVPGALEQLRSRAGVAGVVPQ, from the coding sequence ATGCCTTGGGACAGGCCTGACATGGGCCGCTCCGTCACGCTGGTAATCCCGGCACGATACGGCTCTTCCCGCTTTCCCGGCAAACCCCTGGTGGATTTGCTCGGCAAGCCGATGATTCAACATGTCTATGAGCAGGCTCAGGCCTGCCGGGCTGTGTCGGACGTCCTGGTCGCCACGGATGACGAACGGATCAAAACAGCGGTCGAGGGGTTTGGCGGTCGTGTCATCATGATGACGGAACCCTACCGTACCGGGACCGATCGCGTCGCCGCGGTCGCCGCCGCCAGGGGAGGCGACTGTTTCATCGACCTACAGGGCGACGAGATTCTCCTCCACCCCGATCTGATTACCGACTTGGTCGAGCCCTTCCTGGCGAGTGAGGCCTTGATGGGTACGCTGAAACGGCGGATCGACTCCGACGAAGACCTGCACAACCCCGGTGTGGTCAAGGTGACCACCGATCAGGAAGGCTATGCGCTGTATTTTTCTCGTGCCCCGATCCCGCTCGTGCGGGATGATCCGCGGCACGCGGCGGCGCCGGGGCTGCACTTCATCCACCTCGGCCTCTACATCTATACGAGAGACACGTTGCTGCGCCTGGCTTCGCTCCCGACCGGCGTGCTGGAAGACGCGGAGAAACTTGAGCAATTGCGCGCGCTGGAGCACGGGATTCGCATTCGCGTGTGGGAAACCAGCCACGCATCTCTGCGCATCGACAGCCCGTCCGATGTCCCGGGTGCGCTGGAACAACTTCGCAGTCGTGCCGGCGTTGCGGGAGTCGTTCCGCAATGA
- the rfaE1 gene encoding D-glycero-beta-D-manno-heptose-7-phosphate kinase, with translation MGTIRKSHSVGRATPSPAQPSRPGFDQDALAACVRRFPGASVLVIGDLILDHYVWGRVSRISPEAPVPVVHVESESLKLGGAANVFNNILALGGQADLCGVIGADESGRLLLKELGGRRQHRGGVVIDQDRPTTRKTRVVAHNQQIVRYDIERRNELSKTLQRRILRYVESRLKELSCLVVSDYAKGVVTTSLMAELTRLARQRKIPIVVDPKVEHFSFYKGVTVVTPNHLEATQATGVHGEDDQAINQAGTILHQRLGCDAVLVTRGERGMSLYQGHGDQWHIPTRARQVFDVTGAGDTVVGTLALALSTGAPIRDAAILANQAAGVVVGMVGTATVTAPQLIDALGQA, from the coding sequence ATGGGAACGATTCGGAAAAGCCATTCGGTAGGGCGCGCGACACCGAGTCCGGCCCAGCCGAGCAGGCCTGGGTTCGACCAGGACGCGTTGGCGGCCTGCGTGCGTCGCTTTCCAGGAGCCAGCGTGCTCGTAATCGGGGACTTGATCCTCGACCATTATGTGTGGGGCCGGGTAAGCCGGATTTCTCCCGAAGCACCGGTTCCTGTCGTGCATGTGGAATCCGAGTCGCTCAAATTGGGTGGAGCGGCCAATGTCTTCAACAACATTCTCGCGCTCGGCGGACAGGCTGACCTCTGCGGAGTGATCGGAGCTGATGAGAGCGGACGGCTCCTGCTGAAGGAGTTGGGCGGGCGCCGGCAACATCGCGGCGGGGTCGTGATCGATCAGGATCGCCCGACGACCCGCAAAACCCGCGTCGTGGCCCACAACCAACAGATCGTCCGCTATGATATCGAACGTCGCAACGAACTGTCGAAGACGCTTCAGCGACGCATCCTTCGGTATGTCGAGTCCCGACTCAAAGAGCTCTCCTGCCTGGTGGTGTCCGACTACGCCAAGGGTGTGGTCACCACATCGCTGATGGCGGAGTTGACTCGGTTGGCCCGTCAGCGCAAAATTCCCATCGTCGTGGACCCCAAGGTCGAGCATTTCAGCTTTTACAAGGGGGTGACGGTGGTCACCCCGAATCATCTGGAAGCCACCCAAGCCACAGGCGTGCACGGCGAAGACGACCAGGCGATCAATCAAGCCGGGACGATCCTGCATCAGCGGCTGGGCTGCGACGCCGTGCTGGTGACGCGCGGGGAGCGCGGCATGAGTCTTTACCAAGGGCACGGCGACCAGTGGCACATCCCGACGCGTGCGCGACAGGTGTTTGACGTCACCGGCGCGGGGGACACCGTGGTGGGGACCCTGGCGCTCGCCCTCTCGACGGGAGCCCCCATACGCGATGCCGCCATCTTGGCCAACCAAGCCGCTGGCGTCGTCGTGGGCATGGTCGGGACCGCCACAGTGACCGCCCCGCAATTGATCGATGCCTTGGGACAGGCCTGA
- the lepB gene encoding signal peptidase I, giving the protein MNVEPNQPRPDDAPATSGPVAPPAPAERTVPEAPIGSAASMAHSSHKSVVREYAEAIIIAMLLAFAIRVFVVQAFKIPSGSMIPTLLVGDHILVSKLSYGLQWPTDCKFQPGFPPITCYSSRTVIPFGSIQRGDIIVFRFPEDEDKDFIKRVIGLPGDTIQIRNKVVHVNGIPYEDRGFTQRIDPGVIDGHINPRDNFGPVTVPEDAYFVMGDNRDQSLDSRFWGYVRTEKVRGKAFRIYWSWSGQGSWTEWVRWERFGKAIR; this is encoded by the coding sequence ATGAACGTGGAGCCCAATCAGCCGCGTCCCGATGATGCTCCCGCTACGAGCGGTCCGGTCGCACCACCAGCTCCGGCAGAGCGGACCGTACCCGAGGCGCCGATCGGAAGCGCCGCCTCCATGGCCCATTCCTCCCACAAATCCGTCGTCCGGGAGTATGCGGAAGCGATCATCATCGCCATGTTGTTGGCTTTTGCCATCCGCGTGTTCGTCGTGCAGGCGTTCAAGATTCCGTCCGGCTCGATGATCCCCACCCTGCTGGTCGGGGACCACATCTTGGTCAGCAAACTCTCCTACGGACTCCAGTGGCCGACGGACTGCAAATTTCAACCGGGCTTCCCTCCGATCACCTGTTACTCGTCGCGGACGGTGATTCCCTTCGGCTCGATCCAACGCGGGGACATCATCGTGTTTCGGTTTCCCGAAGATGAGGATAAAGACTTCATCAAACGCGTCATCGGACTGCCCGGCGACACCATCCAGATCCGCAACAAAGTCGTGCACGTCAACGGCATACCCTACGAGGATCGCGGCTTCACCCAGCGCATCGATCCGGGCGTCATCGACGGCCACATCAATCCGCGCGACAATTTCGGCCCCGTGACGGTCCCGGAGGATGCCTACTTCGTGATGGGAGACAATCGAGACCAAAGCCTCGACAGCAGATTCTGGGGCTACGTACGGACGGAAAAGGTACGGGGAAAGGCGTTTCGCATCTATTGGTCGTGGAGCGGCCAGGGATCGTGGACCGAATGGGTACGATGGGAACGATTCGGAAAAGCCATTCGGTAG
- the lepA gene encoding elongation factor 4 has protein sequence MSQDLQSLIRNFSIIAHIDHGKSTLADRFLEATGAITAREFKEQILDAMDLERERGITIKAHAVAIRYKARDGKTYLLHLIDTPGHVDFTYEVSRSLAACEGSLLLVDATQGVQAQTIANVNLAMGNHHTIIPVINKIDLASADVEGTKHQISEVLTLDASDAMLVSAKEGRGVPEVLEAIVTRIPPPSGNPNAPLKALIFDSWFDNYQGVIVLTRIVDGSVRPGMKIKVMSNDRLFEVTEVGQFTPKRTKGTQLLTGEVGYLCANMKEVADVKIGDTLTDAARPTDQPFPGYKEVKPLVFCGLYSTDTAKYEDLRDALLKLRLNDSSFIYEPETSLALGFGFRCGFLGLLHMEIIQERLEREYGLTLITTAPTVIYRVLTTKGDVLEIDNPAELPDPGSIASFEEPFIVATLISPERYVGTLLQLCQERRGIQRSIHFLDPTRVMITYELPLNEVILDFYDKLKSKTQGYASLDYELLGYRESDLVRLDILLNGEPVDALSFITHKDRAYQRGRQLAEKMKELIPKQMFEIAIQAAIGNKIIARETIGAIKKNVTAKCYGGDISRKRKLWEKQKEGKKRMKAVGRVEVPQEAFLAILKVSEE, from the coding sequence ATGAGCCAGGATTTGCAAAGTCTCATCCGAAATTTCTCGATCATCGCCCATATCGATCACGGCAAATCGACCCTCGCTGACCGGTTCCTAGAAGCCACGGGCGCCATCACTGCCCGAGAGTTCAAAGAACAGATCCTCGACGCGATGGACCTCGAGCGTGAGCGCGGCATCACGATCAAGGCCCATGCCGTGGCCATCCGGTACAAGGCGCGCGACGGCAAGACGTACCTGTTGCACCTGATCGATACGCCCGGCCACGTCGACTTCACCTATGAAGTCTCGCGGAGCCTCGCCGCGTGCGAAGGTTCGCTGTTGCTCGTCGATGCGACCCAAGGCGTGCAAGCCCAGACCATCGCCAACGTCAATCTGGCCATGGGCAATCATCACACCATCATTCCGGTCATCAACAAGATCGATTTGGCCAGCGCGGACGTCGAAGGCACGAAGCACCAGATTTCCGAAGTGCTCACCCTGGATGCCAGCGACGCCATGCTGGTCAGCGCCAAGGAAGGACGCGGGGTGCCCGAGGTCCTCGAGGCCATCGTCACACGAATTCCTCCGCCCTCGGGCAATCCCAATGCGCCGCTGAAGGCCTTGATCTTCGATTCCTGGTTCGACAACTACCAGGGTGTGATCGTATTGACCCGGATCGTCGATGGATCGGTCAGGCCTGGCATGAAAATCAAAGTGATGTCGAACGACCGGTTGTTCGAGGTGACGGAGGTCGGGCAGTTCACCCCGAAGCGCACCAAGGGGACGCAACTCCTGACCGGAGAGGTCGGATACCTCTGCGCCAACATGAAGGAAGTGGCCGACGTGAAGATCGGCGATACCCTGACCGATGCCGCGCGACCGACAGACCAGCCGTTTCCCGGGTACAAGGAAGTCAAACCCCTGGTGTTCTGCGGACTCTATTCAACCGACACGGCCAAGTACGAGGACCTCCGCGACGCCCTGCTGAAATTGCGCCTGAACGATTCGTCCTTCATCTACGAACCGGAGACCTCGCTCGCCCTCGGGTTCGGATTCCGTTGCGGATTCCTCGGGCTCCTGCATATGGAAATTATTCAGGAGCGGCTGGAGCGGGAATACGGGCTCACCCTGATCACGACGGCACCGACGGTCATTTACCGGGTCCTGACGACGAAGGGCGATGTATTGGAGATCGACAATCCCGCCGAGTTGCCGGATCCCGGTTCGATTGCCTCGTTCGAAGAGCCTTTTATCGTAGCCACGCTGATCTCGCCGGAACGGTATGTCGGCACGCTCTTACAATTGTGCCAAGAACGCCGCGGCATCCAGCGCAGCATCCATTTTTTGGATCCGACCAGGGTGATGATCACCTATGAACTTCCGCTCAACGAAGTCATCCTGGATTTCTACGACAAACTCAAATCCAAGACCCAAGGGTATGCGTCCCTCGACTATGAACTGCTGGGTTATCGAGAATCGGACCTCGTACGACTCGATATCTTGCTGAACGGGGAACCGGTCGATGCCCTGTCATTCATCACACATAAGGATCGCGCCTACCAACGCGGTCGCCAACTGGCCGAAAAAATGAAAGAGCTGATTCCCAAGCAGATGTTCGAAATCGCCATCCAGGCAGCCATCGGCAACAAGATCATCGCGCGGGAAACCATCGGCGCCATCAAGAAGAACGTGACGGCCAAGTGCTACGGCGGCGACATTTCCCGCAAACGCAAGCTGTGGGAGAAGCAGAAGGAAGGCAAAAAACGCATGAAGGCGGTAGGCAGGGTCGAGGTCCCGCAGGAGGCATTCCTCGCGATTCTCAAGGTATCGGAAGAATGA